A genomic region of Photobacterium swingsii contains the following coding sequences:
- the ubiB gene encoding ubiquinone biosynthesis regulatory protein kinase UbiB, which translates to MTYSELKRLYQIIEVKLRYGLDDFLPDDPRVKLPKLARKSLFWVKNQHADKPLGERLRLALQELGPVWIKLGQMMSTRRDLFPPHIADQLALLQDQVEPFDGRLAKQHMEESLGGPLEQWFDDFDEVPLASASIAQVHTAVLKENGREVVLKVIRPDILPVIQADIKLMYRMAGIVSNILPEARRLRPTEVVREYEKTLLDELNLMREAANSIQLRRNFDDSEMLYVPEMFTDYSSERLLVMERIYGIQVSDIDALKANGTDLKLLSENAVTVFFTQVFRDSFFHADMHPGNIFVSYERPENPQWIALDCGIVGTLNREDKRYLAENLLAFFHRDYRKVAELHVDSGWVPPDTNVDEFEVAIRTVCEPIFEKPICEISFGHVLLNLFNTARRFNMEVQPQLVLLQKTLLYVEGLGRQLYPQLDLWDTAKPFLEDWMSRQVGPQAIVEAVKSKAPFWAEKLPELPELLYDSLRQGKAMNQRMDKLYDNFMESRRNQGQARFHFGIGATLVVCSAILFSNHVETYPAVSAAMGVTFWLLGWRACRK; encoded by the coding sequence GTTATGGTCTCGACGATTTTTTACCCGATGACCCGCGCGTAAAATTACCGAAACTGGCTCGAAAATCCCTTTTTTGGGTTAAGAATCAGCATGCGGATAAACCCTTGGGTGAGCGCTTACGCTTGGCGTTGCAAGAACTAGGTCCGGTGTGGATTAAGCTGGGTCAGATGATGTCGACCCGTCGTGATTTGTTTCCACCGCATATCGCCGATCAGCTTGCATTACTGCAAGACCAAGTAGAACCCTTTGATGGTCGCTTGGCAAAGCAGCACATGGAAGAATCTTTGGGTGGACCATTAGAGCAATGGTTTGACGACTTCGATGAGGTGCCATTGGCATCGGCGTCTATTGCCCAAGTGCATACAGCTGTGTTGAAGGAAAATGGTCGCGAAGTCGTACTTAAGGTGATTCGCCCAGATATCCTGCCAGTGATCCAAGCAGATATTAAACTGATGTACCGCATGGCGGGCATAGTGTCTAATATCCTGCCTGAAGCACGTCGCTTGCGTCCGACTGAGGTGGTGCGTGAGTACGAGAAGACCTTGCTCGATGAACTGAATTTGATGCGTGAAGCGGCCAACAGTATTCAGCTGCGCCGTAACTTCGATGACAGCGAGATGCTGTATGTGCCAGAAATGTTCACCGATTACAGTAGCGAGCGATTACTTGTCATGGAGCGCATCTATGGTATCCAAGTCTCGGATATTGATGCGCTGAAAGCGAATGGCACTGATCTTAAGTTACTGTCAGAAAATGCAGTCACAGTCTTCTTTACCCAAGTATTTCGTGATAGCTTCTTTCATGCTGACATGCACCCAGGGAATATTTTTGTGTCGTACGAACGACCGGAAAACCCGCAGTGGATCGCATTAGATTGCGGGATTGTTGGCACACTTAACCGTGAAGATAAGCGTTATTTGGCCGAAAACTTACTGGCCTTTTTCCACCGAGATTACCGTAAAGTGGCGGAATTACATGTGGATTCAGGGTGGGTACCGCCAGATACGAATGTTGATGAATTTGAAGTTGCGATTCGAACCGTATGTGAGCCTATTTTTGAGAAGCCTATTTGTGAAATCTCATTTGGTCACGTACTGCTGAATTTATTTAATACCGCGCGTCGATTTAATATGGAAGTGCAGCCACAGCTCGTCTTGCTGCAGAAAACACTGCTGTATGTTGAAGGACTCGGTCGACAGCTGTACCCACAATTAGATCTGTGGGATACCGCTAAGCCTTTCCTTGAAGATTGGATGTCGCGTCAAGTTGGCCCGCAAGCCATCGTGGAAGCTGTAAAGAGTAAAGCACCATTTTGGGCTGAAAAATTACCCGAATTACCTGAATTACTTTACGACAGTTTGCGCCAAGGCAAAGCGATGAATCAGCGAATGGATAAACTCTATGACAATTTCATGGAGAGCCGTCGCAATCAAGGCCAAGCAAGATTCCATTTTGGCATTGGTGCAACTTTGGTTGTATGTTCTGCCATACTTTTTAGTAATCATGTTGAAACCTATCCGGCAGTCTCTGCTGCAATGGGCGTCACGTTTTGGTTACTAGGGTGGCGAGCTTGCCGCAAATAG
- the tatA gene encoding Sec-independent protein translocase subunit TatA — translation MGGISIWQLLIIALIIVLLFGTKKLRTLGGDLGSAVKGFKKAIGDDEQAAAKKDNDADFDQKQLSEKEGEQVQPGQKDQKDKEQV, via the coding sequence ATGGGTGGTATCAGTATTTGGCAATTATTAATCATTGCACTGATCATTGTTCTTTTATTCGGAACCAAGAAACTTCGTACACTGGGTGGTGATTTAGGCTCAGCGGTGAAGGGTTTCAAAAAAGCGATCGGCGATGACGAGCAAGCTGCTGCTAAGAAAGACAACGATGCTGATTTCGATCAGAAGCAACTGTCTGAAAAAGAAGGCGAGCAAGTTCAACCTGGCCAGAAAGACCAAAAAGACAAAGAGCAGGTTTAA
- the tatB gene encoding Sec-independent protein translocase protein TatB — protein MFDIGFWELILISVVGLVVLGPERLPVAIRSVSRWVGAARNMANSVKDELSQELKIQELQENLKKAEQMGMQDLSPELRDSVDELKKAASDVQRPYAEKKSEQSSATTSQKQE, from the coding sequence GTGTTTGATATCGGGTTCTGGGAGTTAATACTAATCTCCGTTGTGGGGTTAGTCGTACTGGGGCCGGAGCGTCTGCCAGTCGCGATTCGTTCTGTTTCGCGTTGGGTAGGTGCTGCTCGTAATATGGCAAATTCGGTCAAAGATGAATTGTCTCAAGAATTAAAGATTCAAGAGCTGCAAGAAAATCTAAAAAAAGCCGAGCAAATGGGGATGCAGGACTTATCGCCTGAACTGCGTGATTCTGTTGATGAGCTTAAAAAAGCCGCATCAGATGTGCAGCGTCCTTATGCCGAGAAAAAAAGCGAGCAATCCTCAGCCACGACTTCTCAAAAGCAGGAGTAG
- the tatC gene encoding Sec-independent protein translocase subunit TatC, which translates to MSTVEETQPLFSHLLELRNRLLRSLLSVLVVFLGLVWFANDIYAFLSAPLVEKLPEGASMIATDVASPFFTPIKLTLVASVFVAVPMILYQVWGFIAPGLYKHERKLIMPLLFSSSLLFYSGVAFAYFVVFPLVFGFFTSIAPEGVQVATDIASYLDFILALFMAFGIAFEVPVAIILLCWTGATDPESLRQKRPYIIVAAFVVGMMLTPPDIISQTLLAVPMCILFEVGLFFARFYVRKDDEAEEE; encoded by the coding sequence ATGTCGACAGTCGAAGAGACGCAACCTCTCTTTAGCCATTTGCTAGAGTTGCGAAACAGACTATTGCGTTCGCTACTGAGTGTGCTGGTGGTATTTCTGGGTTTAGTGTGGTTCGCCAACGACATCTATGCTTTCTTGTCGGCGCCTTTGGTAGAAAAACTACCTGAAGGTGCCAGCATGATTGCCACAGATGTGGCGTCCCCCTTCTTTACTCCGATAAAACTTACCTTAGTCGCCTCGGTGTTTGTTGCTGTGCCTATGATTTTGTACCAAGTATGGGGCTTTATTGCGCCTGGCTTGTACAAGCATGAGCGTAAGCTGATCATGCCATTATTGTTCTCAAGTTCACTGCTGTTTTATTCAGGAGTGGCGTTTGCGTACTTTGTGGTATTTCCTTTGGTGTTTGGTTTCTTTACCAGCATTGCGCCTGAAGGGGTGCAAGTGGCAACGGACATCGCCAGTTATCTCGACTTTATCCTCGCTCTATTTATGGCATTTGGGATTGCGTTTGAGGTACCTGTTGCGATTATTTTGCTTTGTTGGACAGGAGCAACCGATCCAGAGAGCTTACGCCAAAAACGACCGTATATTATTGTAGCGGCGTTTGTTGTGGGTATGATGCTGACACCACCAGACATTATTTCGCAAACACTGCTCGCAGTGCCGATGTGTATTTTGTTTGAGGTCGGTTTATTCTTCGCGCGCTTTTATGTCCGTAAGGATGATGAAGCGGAAGAAGAGTGA